A stretch of Pseudomonas sp. CCC3.1 DNA encodes these proteins:
- a CDS encoding pyridoxal-phosphate dependent enzyme, with protein sequence MPSNAQPAVLELIGNTPLVRVSRFDTGPCTLFLKLESQNPGGSIKDRVGLAMIDAAERDGRLRPGGTIVEATAGNTGLGLALVGRAKGYRVVLVVPDKMSTEKVLHLKAMGAEVHITRSDVGKGHPEYYQDMAARLAAHIPDAFFADQFNNPANPLAHECSTAPEIWAQTQHDLDAIVVGVGSAGTLTGLTRFFKRVQPDLEMVLADPQGSVMAEYSRSGIIGQAGSWAVEGIGEDFIPSICDLSSVRHAYSISDEESFDHARQLLRAEGILGGSSTGTLLAAALRYCREQTEPKRVVSFVCDTGTRYLSKVYNDQWMKDQGLLPYKHYGDLRDLIARRFEDGRVISVGPDDTLLTAFQRMRLADVSQLPVLVDGKQLIGVIDESDILLGMHEDASHFKLTVASAMTHTLHTLPPSASLAELQAELDRGLVAIIADASGFHGLITRVDLLNHLRRSLA encoded by the coding sequence ATGCCAAGCAACGCTCAACCTGCTGTTCTGGAATTGATCGGCAATACGCCGCTGGTACGCGTTAGCCGCTTTGATACCGGGCCTTGTACGCTTTTTCTCAAGCTTGAATCGCAAAACCCCGGGGGCTCGATCAAGGACCGAGTGGGGTTGGCAATGATCGATGCCGCCGAGCGCGACGGGCGTTTGCGCCCCGGCGGCACCATCGTTGAGGCCACCGCCGGCAATACGGGGCTGGGGCTGGCGCTGGTCGGTCGCGCCAAGGGTTATCGGGTGGTGTTGGTGGTGCCGGACAAAATGTCCACCGAGAAGGTGTTGCACCTCAAAGCGATGGGCGCCGAAGTGCATATCACCCGTTCCGATGTGGGCAAGGGCCACCCTGAGTATTACCAGGACATGGCCGCCCGCTTGGCTGCGCACATTCCCGATGCCTTCTTCGCCGATCAATTCAATAATCCGGCGAACCCGCTGGCTCACGAATGCAGCACCGCGCCGGAAATCTGGGCGCAAACCCAGCACGATCTGGATGCGATTGTCGTCGGTGTCGGTTCTGCCGGTACGTTGACCGGCTTGACCCGTTTCTTTAAGCGCGTGCAGCCGGACCTGGAAATGGTGCTGGCCGATCCGCAGGGTTCTGTGATGGCTGAATACAGCCGCAGCGGCATCATTGGCCAAGCCGGTTCATGGGCGGTTGAGGGCATTGGTGAAGACTTCATCCCCTCGATTTGCGACCTGTCCAGCGTGCGCCATGCGTATTCGATCAGTGATGAAGAAAGTTTTGATCACGCCCGGCAATTGCTGCGTGCCGAAGGTATTTTGGGCGGCTCTTCGACGGGCACCTTGCTCGCTGCCGCACTGCGTTACTGTCGCGAGCAAACCGAGCCCAAGCGCGTTGTCAGTTTTGTCTGTGACACCGGCACCCGCTACTTATCGAAGGTTTACAACGACCAATGGATGAAGGATCAGGGCCTGTTGCCGTACAAGCATTACGGCGATTTGCGTGACCTGATTGCTCGGCGCTTTGAAGACGGTCGAGTGATCAGCGTCGGGCCGGACGACACGCTGCTCACGGCTTTCCAGCGCATGCGCCTGGCCGATGTGTCGCAATTGCCGGTGTTGGTGGATGGCAAACAGCTGATTGGAGTCATTGATGAATCCGACATTCTGCTGGGTATGCATGAAGACGCTTCGCACTTTAAACTGACCGTCGCCAGCGCTATGACCCATACGCTGCACACCTTGCCACCGAGCGCCAGTTTGGCTGAGCTACAAGCCGAACTCGACCGTGGTCTGGTCGCAATCATTGCTGACGCTTCAGGCTTTCACGGCCTGATTACCCGCGTCGACCTGCTCAATCATTTACGGAGATCCCTTGCATGA
- a CDS encoding cystathionine gamma-synthase — MSQHDETGAPHAFATRVIHAGQVPDPTTGALMPPIYANSTYLQDSPGVHKGFDYGRSHNPTRFALERCVADLEGGSAAFAFASGLAAISTVLELLDAGSHIVSGNDLYGGTFRLFDKVRQRSAGHRFSFVDLTDLAAFEASLQDNTRMVWVETPSNPLLSLTDLAAVARICRARGIICVADNTFASPWIQRPLELGFDVVVHSTTKYLNGHSDVIGGIAIVGQNPELAERLGFLQNSVGAIAGPFDAFLTLRGVKTLALRMERHCSNALELAQWLERQPQVSRVYYPGLPSHPQHELARRQMHGFGGMISIDLNTDLAGARRFLESVQIFALAESLGGVESLIEHPAIMTHASIPAETRAQLGIGDGLVRLSVGVEGVEDLRADLAQALARI; from the coding sequence ATGAGTCAGCACGATGAAACGGGCGCGCCCCACGCTTTTGCCACCCGAGTGATCCACGCAGGGCAGGTGCCGGATCCAACCACCGGGGCGCTGATGCCGCCGATTTATGCCAACTCCACGTATCTGCAAGACAGCCCCGGCGTGCACAAGGGCTTTGACTACGGGCGCTCGCACAACCCGACGCGCTTTGCACTGGAGCGTTGTGTTGCCGACCTTGAAGGCGGCAGCGCTGCATTCGCTTTCGCGTCCGGGCTGGCGGCCATCTCTACCGTGCTTGAACTGCTCGACGCGGGTTCGCACATCGTCTCGGGCAATGACTTGTACGGCGGCACCTTTCGCCTGTTCGACAAAGTACGCCAGCGCAGCGCCGGGCATCGCTTCAGCTTCGTCGACCTGACAGATCTCGCCGCCTTCGAAGCCTCGCTGCAAGACAACACGCGGATGGTGTGGGTTGAGACGCCAAGCAACCCGCTGCTGAGCCTCACCGATCTGGCGGCCGTTGCGCGCATCTGTCGTGCGCGGGGCATCATCTGTGTGGCCGACAACACCTTCGCCAGCCCGTGGATTCAACGCCCGCTTGAGCTTGGCTTTGATGTGGTGGTGCACTCGACCACTAAATATTTGAACGGCCACTCCGATGTGATTGGCGGCATCGCCATTGTTGGGCAAAACCCCGAACTGGCTGAGCGTCTGGGGTTCCTGCAAAACTCGGTCGGCGCGATTGCGGGGCCGTTTGATGCGTTCCTCACCCTGCGCGGCGTGAAAACCCTGGCCCTGCGTATGGAGCGTCACTGCAGCAATGCGCTGGAGCTGGCGCAGTGGCTGGAACGCCAGCCGCAAGTCTCGCGTGTCTACTACCCAGGCTTGCCTTCACACCCGCAACACGAACTGGCGCGTCGGCAGATGCACGGCTTCGGCGGGATGATCTCCATCGACTTGAACACCGACCTGGCAGGTGCCCGACGCTTCCTTGAAAGCGTGCAGATCTTTGCGTTGGCTGAAAGCCTGGGCGGGGTAGAAAGCCTGATTGAGCATCCGGCAATCATGACGCATGCCAGCATTCCCGCTGAAACACGGGCTCAATTGGGCATTGGTGACGGGCTGGTGCGTTTGTCGGTCGGCGTAGAAGGGGTTGAGGATTTGCGCGCAGATCTGGCGCAGGCATTGGCGCGGATTTAA
- a CDS encoding organic hydroperoxide resistance protein: MNVLYTAVATATGGRDGRAVSSDKILDVKLATPKELGGAGGEATNPEQLFAAGYSACFIGALKFVAGQNKRSLPADVSITAHVGIGQIPGGFGLDIDLNVNLPGLEQADAQALVDAAHQVCPYSNATRGNVDVRLHVTV, encoded by the coding sequence ATGAACGTTCTCTATACCGCAGTTGCAACCGCTACCGGTGGCCGTGATGGCCGCGCTGTTTCGAGTGACAAGATTCTCGACGTTAAACTGGCGACCCCAAAAGAGCTGGGTGGCGCCGGTGGTGAAGCCACCAACCCCGAGCAACTGTTCGCTGCCGGCTATTCAGCCTGCTTCATCGGCGCGTTGAAGTTTGTGGCCGGTCAGAATAAGCGCAGCCTCCCTGCTGACGTGTCGATCACGGCCCACGTGGGTATTGGCCAGATTCCTGGCGGGTTCGGCCTGGACATTGATCTGAACGTCAACTTGCCGGGCCTGGAGCAAGCCGATGCCCAAGCGCTGGTCGACGCAGCTCACCAGGTCTGCCCTTATTCCAACGCCACCCGCGGCAATGTTGACGTACGCCTGCACGTCACGGTCTAA
- a CDS encoding DNA-binding domain-containing protein, with amino-acid sequence MRLSLEGFQDAFVDALYGGESADMRTLTRQPGFAVYRNTVLKGATDALVANFPTLERLVGTEWLRSAAAIHARLSPPSDARLLHYGADFPDFLDAFEHAQDMPYLGDIARLDLLWTHVHCAAEEPEIEMSLLAQLCATELASLRLIPRASARWIWLPNCPAYTLWHLNRELLPLPEDLDWQGEGALLTRQDGRVRWQAASAADCAFLDACAAQLPLDQALDKAVAIEPTLNLENCLIRLVSAGAFTASNPGRPS; translated from the coding sequence ATGAGGCTTTCTCTGGAAGGGTTTCAGGATGCATTCGTCGATGCCCTCTACGGTGGCGAATCAGCGGACATGCGGACCCTGACCCGCCAGCCCGGTTTCGCGGTTTATCGCAACACGGTGCTCAAGGGCGCAACCGATGCACTGGTCGCCAACTTTCCGACCCTGGAGCGTCTGGTCGGCACCGAGTGGCTTCGCAGCGCTGCCGCGATCCACGCTCGGCTGTCGCCGCCTTCGGATGCCCGGTTGCTTCACTATGGGGCCGACTTTCCCGATTTTCTGGATGCTTTCGAACACGCGCAAGACATGCCCTATTTGGGCGACATCGCGCGACTGGATCTGCTCTGGACTCACGTGCACTGCGCGGCTGAAGAACCTGAAATCGAGATGAGCCTGCTGGCACAGCTTTGTGCGACCGAGCTTGCCAGTCTCAGGCTTATCCCCAGGGCCAGCGCTCGCTGGATCTGGTTGCCCAACTGTCCGGCCTACACCCTCTGGCATCTTAATCGTGAGTTGTTGCCACTTCCTGAAGACCTTGACTGGCAGGGCGAAGGCGCACTGCTGACGCGACAGGACGGGCGAGTGCGCTGGCAGGCGGCCAGTGCTGCCGATTGTGCCTTTCTGGACGCGTGCGCGGCGCAGTTGCCCCTCGATCAGGCGTTAGACAAGGCCGTTGCAATCGAGCCGACGCTGAACTTGGAAAACTGCCTCATCCGCTTAGTGAGTGCTGGCGCGTTCACTGCTTCAAACCCCGGTCGACCTTCTTGA
- a CDS encoding DoxX family protein codes for MNTRPMPLSTADKSLLGTWNRMAGRLGELIGDSFLVLVARLSIAAIFFMSGQTKVSGFLTITPSTYELFRTEYALPLISPELAAHLAAYSEHVFPVLLVVGLFTRASALALLGMTFVIEVFVYPDAWPTHLSWAGLLLLILARGAGKLSLDRRLGIR; via the coding sequence ATGAACACACGTCCAATGCCGTTATCCACTGCTGACAAATCTCTGCTTGGAACCTGGAACCGCATGGCTGGCCGATTGGGCGAGCTTATTGGGGACTCATTCCTGGTGCTGGTGGCCCGACTCTCAATCGCAGCCATTTTCTTTATGTCCGGGCAAACCAAAGTCAGTGGCTTTCTGACGATCACGCCGAGCACATACGAGCTGTTTCGTACCGAATATGCATTGCCCTTGATCTCCCCGGAACTGGCGGCTCACCTTGCGGCCTACAGTGAGCATGTGTTTCCTGTGCTGCTGGTCGTGGGGCTGTTTACCCGCGCATCAGCCTTGGCGCTTCTGGGCATGACCTTTGTTATCGAGGTGTTTGTTTACCCGGACGCCTGGCCGACCCATTTGTCCTGGGCAGGTTTGCTGTTGTTGATCCTTGCGCGAGGGGCGGGAAAACTTTCACTGGATAGACGGCTCGGGATCCGCTGA
- a CDS encoding helix-turn-helix domain-containing protein, which translates to MQRKSLTNAECPIARGLEKVGEWWSILIMRDALQGLRRFDEFSQSLGIAPNMLTRRLNTLVEEGLLERRAYSERPPRYEYVPTPVGEDFKIVIMAFITWGNRHYTPEGESLQIVDTQTQHPIEVVTMDAVDGSAVALERCRVKAGPAASTGMQERLAQLAAKRPEHS; encoded by the coding sequence ATGCAACGCAAATCGCTGACAAACGCTGAGTGCCCGATTGCTCGAGGACTGGAAAAAGTCGGAGAGTGGTGGAGCATTTTGATCATGCGCGATGCGCTTCAAGGCTTGAGGCGTTTTGATGAGTTTTCCCAGAGCCTGGGAATCGCCCCGAACATGCTCACACGCAGGCTCAACACCTTGGTCGAAGAAGGGTTGTTGGAGCGTAGAGCCTATAGCGAACGTCCACCGCGCTATGAATACGTGCCTACGCCGGTGGGAGAGGATTTCAAAATCGTGATCATGGCGTTCATCACGTGGGGCAACCGCCATTACACGCCCGAGGGAGAAAGCCTGCAGATCGTCGATACGCAGACCCAACACCCGATTGAGGTGGTGACGATGGACGCTGTCGACGGGAGTGCTGTGGCACTTGAGCGTTGCCGCGTCAAGGCCGGGCCCGCTGCGAGCACCGGCATGCAAGAGCGCTTGGCGCAGCTTGCTGCCAAGCGGCCTGAGCACAGTTGA
- the fabF gene encoding beta-ketoacyl-ACP synthase II — protein sequence MNKRIVVTGMGAVTPLGCGVEQTWKRLLAGQSGIRRLPESLVGDLAVSIGGQVLDRNQDPEAGFEPDTLIPAKEQRKMDRFILFALAAAKEALEQAGWAPQTASQQERTATIIASGVGGFPAIAEAVRTADSKGPRRLSPFTIPSFLSNMAAGHVSILHQLKGPLGAPVTACAAGVQAIGDAARMIRAGEIDVAVCGGAEACIHRVSLGGFAAARALSHSYNETPERASRPFDQGRDGFVMGEGAGLLVIEELEHALARGAKPIAELVGYGTSADAYHMTAGPEDGQGARRAMEQAIKQAGISAAQIQHINAHATSTPVGDKGELAAITTVFGADSTVAISATKSATGHLLGAAGGIEAIFTILALRDQIAPATLNLETPDQAAAGFNLIRGQAEKRAIEYAISNGFGFGGVNASVLFKRWD from the coding sequence GTGAATAAACGCATTGTTGTGACGGGCATGGGCGCCGTAACCCCGCTGGGCTGTGGTGTAGAACAGACCTGGAAACGTTTGTTGGCCGGGCAGTCCGGGATCCGCAGGCTACCAGAGTCACTGGTCGGTGATTTGGCGGTCAGTATTGGTGGTCAGGTTCTTGATCGCAATCAAGACCCCGAAGCGGGGTTTGAGCCGGACACGTTAATCCCCGCCAAAGAGCAACGTAAGATGGACCGCTTCATTTTGTTTGCCCTGGCAGCGGCTAAAGAGGCGCTGGAGCAGGCGGGTTGGGCGCCGCAAACCGCCTCGCAGCAAGAGCGAACGGCGACGATTATCGCCTCCGGTGTTGGCGGATTTCCAGCGATTGCCGAAGCCGTGCGCACTGCCGACAGCAAGGGGCCACGGCGCTTGTCTCCCTTCACTATTCCCTCGTTCCTCAGCAACATGGCGGCCGGGCATGTGTCGATACTGCATCAGCTCAAAGGCCCGCTCGGGGCGCCGGTCACGGCCTGCGCCGCCGGGGTACAAGCCATTGGCGATGCGGCCCGAATGATTCGTGCGGGCGAAATTGACGTGGCGGTCTGCGGCGGAGCTGAGGCGTGCATTCATCGGGTGAGTCTGGGTGGTTTTGCGGCTGCGCGTGCGCTGTCGCACAGCTACAACGAAACCCCTGAGCGGGCGTCGCGTCCATTCGATCAAGGCCGTGACGGCTTTGTCATGGGCGAGGGCGCAGGTTTACTGGTGATCGAAGAACTGGAGCATGCCTTGGCCCGAGGCGCCAAACCCATCGCCGAACTGGTGGGTTACGGCACCAGCGCCGACGCCTACCACATGACTGCTGGCCCTGAAGATGGCCAGGGTGCGCGTAGAGCGATGGAGCAGGCGATCAAACAGGCGGGGATCAGCGCCGCGCAGATCCAACATATCAACGCCCATGCAACGTCCACCCCGGTGGGCGACAAGGGCGAATTGGCCGCGATCACAACGGTGTTTGGTGCGGATTCGACTGTTGCGATCAGCGCCACCAAATCGGCCACCGGGCATTTGCTGGGCGCAGCAGGCGGCATTGAGGCCATCTTTACCATCCTTGCCTTGCGTGACCAGATTGCCCCGGCAACGTTGAACCTGGAGACCCCGGATCAAGCCGCCGCCGGGTTCAACCTGATTCGCGGGCAGGCAGAAAAACGGGCGATTGAATACGCGATATCAAACGGGTTCGGATTTGGCGGGGTCAATGCGAGCGTGCTGTTCAAACGATGGGATTGA
- a CDS encoding MarR family transcriptional regulator — MTVDDHSATAGAGSCEYMLLQNQLCFALHSTSLMMTKVYKPHLQALNLTYPQYLAMLVLWEKDGLTVGEVSTRLLTDPGSLTPLLKRLEVEGMISRVRSHEDQRVVHLHLTQLGKDLHQQAKHIPQCILAASGLSLEKLQDIQKNLLLLRRNLQDSI; from the coding sequence ATGACTGTCGACGATCATTCCGCCACGGCCGGCGCTGGCAGTTGTGAGTACATGCTGCTGCAAAACCAGCTGTGTTTTGCTCTGCACTCCACCTCCCTGATGATGACCAAGGTGTACAAACCCCATCTTCAGGCGCTGAACCTGACCTACCCCCAGTACCTGGCGATGCTGGTGCTATGGGAAAAGGACGGCCTGACGGTCGGAGAAGTCAGCACTCGGCTGTTGACCGACCCGGGCTCACTGACACCGCTGCTAAAACGCCTGGAAGTCGAGGGCATGATCAGCCGAGTCCGCAGCCATGAAGACCAGCGTGTGGTCCATCTGCACTTGACCCAGCTGGGAAAAGACCTGCATCAACAGGCCAAACATATTCCGCAGTGCATTCTCGCGGCCAGCGGATTAAGCCTGGAGAAGCTGCAAGACATTCAGAAAAATCTGCTGCTGCTACGCCGCAATCTGCAAGACAGTATTTGA
- the nhaA gene encoding Na+/H+ antiporter NhaA, with translation MSLDPSRQQNTRDYRASPSATAFLARFFAAESAGGLILMAAALAALIVANSPLAESYFATLHIKVAGLSIEHWINDGLMAIFFMLVGLEIKREMLVGQLSSWSQRALPGFAALGGMLVPALIYIAVNWGNSETMGGWAIPAATDIAFALGVLALLGKRVPLSLKIFLSALAILDDLGAVLIIALFYTSGLSVSMLLASLAVIALLVILNRCGVTRLFPYLIAGGLLWFFMLQSGIHATLAGVILALCIPLGDANHERKSPLLYLEEKLHPWVAFAVVPIFGFANAGVSLAGISPDNLVDPVPLGVTLGLLLGKQIGVFGLAALAIRAGLAKLPEECGWFQLYGVSLLCGIGFTMSLFIGALAFPDSAHLVDEVKVGVLMGSVLSAVLGVAVLLRAKRVR, from the coding sequence GTGAGCCTCGATCCTTCACGTCAGCAAAATACCCGCGACTATCGCGCGTCACCTTCCGCTACTGCTTTTCTTGCCCGCTTTTTCGCCGCTGAATCAGCCGGCGGCTTGATACTGATGGCGGCTGCTTTGGCAGCACTTATCGTCGCCAACTCGCCTTTGGCTGAGAGTTACTTCGCCACCTTACACATCAAAGTGGCGGGCCTATCGATTGAGCACTGGATCAACGATGGCCTGATGGCCATCTTTTTCATGCTGGTCGGCCTTGAGATCAAGCGCGAAATGCTGGTCGGTCAGTTGTCGAGCTGGAGCCAGCGCGCGTTGCCTGGTTTCGCCGCCCTGGGTGGCATGCTGGTACCGGCGCTGATCTATATCGCCGTCAACTGGGGCAACAGTGAAACCATGGGCGGCTGGGCCATTCCTGCCGCGACCGACATTGCCTTTGCTCTGGGCGTACTCGCGCTGCTCGGCAAGCGTGTCCCCCTCTCCTTGAAAATATTTCTGTCTGCCCTGGCGATTCTTGATGACCTGGGTGCGGTGCTTATCATTGCGTTGTTCTACACCAGTGGCTTGTCCGTCAGCATGCTTCTGGCATCGCTGGCCGTGATTGCCCTTCTGGTGATACTCAACCGGTGCGGCGTAACACGGCTCTTTCCCTACCTGATCGCAGGCGGTCTGCTGTGGTTCTTCATGCTCCAGTCCGGTATTCATGCGACCTTGGCGGGCGTCATTCTTGCCCTGTGTATTCCGCTGGGTGACGCGAACCATGAAAGAAAGTCGCCGCTGCTTTATCTGGAAGAAAAACTGCACCCGTGGGTCGCGTTCGCCGTTGTCCCCATCTTTGGCTTTGCCAATGCCGGGGTATCCCTCGCGGGTATTTCACCCGATAACCTGGTCGACCCGGTGCCGCTTGGCGTGACGCTGGGGCTGCTGCTCGGTAAACAAATCGGCGTGTTTGGTCTGGCCGCGCTGGCTATTCGCGCAGGGCTCGCGAAACTGCCGGAGGAGTGCGGCTGGTTTCAACTCTATGGCGTCTCGCTCTTATGTGGCATTGGTTTCACGATGAGTCTTTTCATCGGGGCGCTGGCATTCCCGGACAGCGCGCACTTGGTCGATGAAGTAAAAGTCGGCGTGTTGATGGGCTCTGTGCTTTCCGCTGTCCTGGGGGTTGCTGTTCTTCTGAGGGCCAAGCGCGTTAGGTAA
- a CDS encoding GNAT family N-acetyltransferase, with translation MDYTLQHLEDETALHASFDLMRVLRPHLCDPQAYVAQLLRQFQQGYRLLAAWHGHTLVGLAGYRTTENLIYGRFVYVDDLVVSPQRQGSGLGAKLLSAVREEAVRLECENLVLDTGLHMALAQRFYFRQGLLARGMHFTQTLNENRA, from the coding sequence ATGGACTACACGCTTCAACACCTCGAAGACGAAACGGCCTTACACGCCAGTTTTGACTTGATGCGGGTTCTGCGCCCACACCTTTGCGACCCCCAAGCCTATGTGGCGCAGCTCTTGCGCCAGTTCCAACAGGGTTACCGCTTGCTGGCGGCCTGGCACGGGCACACCCTGGTCGGGCTGGCGGGCTACCGCACGACAGAAAACCTGATCTACGGGCGTTTTGTGTACGTCGATGATCTGGTCGTCAGCCCGCAGCGACAGGGTTCAGGCCTGGGGGCTAAGCTGCTCAGCGCTGTTCGCGAAGAAGCCGTGCGCCTTGAGTGTGAAAACCTGGTACTGGATACCGGATTACACATGGCGTTGGCGCAGCGCTTCTATTTTCGGCAAGGGTTACTGGCCCGAGGCATGCACTTCACGCAGACACTTAACGAGAACCGCGCATGA